In Uranotaenia lowii strain MFRU-FL chromosome 2, ASM2978415v1, whole genome shotgun sequence, one genomic interval encodes:
- the LOC129749638 gene encoding uncharacterized protein LOC129749638 — protein sequence MTSGRPPKSHVSNPHLDNGHQLFNEMEKNEIYRRAAKMLQERCKAIQKSNERTVHRIHMVKKLLKRRTREVEILKNRLDKHKDGWRSAPQPMAVKLEESQADI from the exons GCACGTCAGTAACCCACATTTGGACAATGGCCATCAGCTGTTCAAcgaaatggaaaaaaacgaaatctatCGGAGGGCAGCCAAAATGCTCCAGGAACGCTGTAAAGCCATTCAGAAAAGCAACGAGCGAACCGTGCACAG aattcaCATGGtgaagaaattattgaaaagacGAACCCGGGAGGTGGAAATACTGAAAAATCGACTAGACAAGCATAAAGATGGATGGCGCTCAGCTCCGCAACCGATGGCCGTGAAGTTGGAAGAAAGTCAAGCCGATATCTAA